The Bradyrhizobium sp. B097 genome contains the following window.
GATGCTGGTGCTGGTTCACCGCGATCCCGCGCTCACCATTCCGCTCGGCACCAGTTCGGATGCCGAAGAGATCAGCTCCGCCTGGCAGATGTGGAGCGACATCTTCCATCTCCCGCAACTGACCGAACCGGCGCCGCGCCAGCCTGCCCCGCGCCGCCGCCGCCGCAACGCAATCCGCGCCCGCCGCCCGAAATTCCTGGTCCGCCGCCGCGCCGGCGTCAGCCTCAACGGCACCAGCGTGCATCGCGACGAGCGCGAGATCATCGCGCGGAATTGAGTTCGTTATAGTCAAGGCTCCCTCCATCGCCGTCGTCCTGGCGAAAGCCAGGACCCATAACCACCGCATTCGGTGATGAACGGGATCGCCGCCCCAGCGTCGCGCAACAATTGAGATTTGGGGTAATGGGTCCTGGCTTTCGCCAGGACGACGATGAGGGTGGGTCGCGATTCAAGTTGTCACACCACGCGGTGTCATCACCCGCGCAGGCGGGTGATCCAGTATTCCAGAGACGGCAGTGATTGAGCCGAGAGGCCGCGGCGTACTGGATCGCCCGGTCGAGCCGGGCGATGACAGCTCAGAATGAGGACGCAGCTTCGCATTCTCTCGCGACCTAAGCCGCGCGCAGCACCGCATCGACGACCAGGCTCGCGAACAGGATGAAGCCGGCGTCGCGGTTGGATTTGAAGATGCGCAGGCAGAGCGCGGGATCGCTGGTGTCGAGCCGGCGGACCTGCCAGGCGAGATGCAGCGCGAATGCCGCAAGGCCGATCCAGGCCGGCCAGCGCGCGCCCGCAAGCGCGAATGCCGCGCCGATCAGCAGCACGGCGAGACCGTAGAAAATCACCAGCGCGCGATGGGTGCGTGCGCCGAACAGGCGCGCGGTGGATTTGACGCCGATCAGCGCATCATCCTCGGCGTCCTGATGCGCGTAGATGGTGTCGTAGGCGATCACCCAGGCGATCGATCCGGCGTAGAGCGCGATCGCGGCCGCATCGATGCGCTCCAAGGTCACCGCAAAGCCCATCAGGGCGCCGTAGGAAAAGGCGAGGCCGAGCACGACCTGCGGCCACCAGGTGATCCGCTTCATGAACGGGTAGATCGCGACGATCACGAGCGAGGCGATGCCGGTCATGATCGCGAAGCGGTTGAACTGCAGCAGCACGGCAAGCCCGATCAGCGCCTGCAGGACCATGAAGACCACAGCCTGCGTCACCGTGACCTGCCCGGCCGGGATCGGCCGCGACCGCGTGCGCTCGACCTTGGCGTCGAGATCGCGATCGGTGATGTCGTTCCAGGTGCAGCCCGCGCCGCGCATCACGAACGCGCCGATGAAGAACAGCAGCACGACGAGCGGGAGCGAGCGAACATCGTGCGCGACGCCGGCGGCGAGCGCCGCCGACCACCAGCACGGCATCAACAACAGCCAGGAGCCGATCGGCCGGTCATAGCGTGCAAGCCGCAGATAGGGCCGCGACCAGACCGGCGCATGGGTGTCCACCCAGTTGCCTGTGGAGTCGGCAACGCGGGCGGAGACATCGCTCATGAAT
Protein-coding sequences here:
- a CDS encoding DUF6101 family protein, which translates into the protein MRRQTPTSGINSAGSSRALRLDPLSLPLSFHAQDARADGGTRQVELHREHVVLRRAVLGMRMAVNVRVSDFLGVALRGIDDAQMLVLVHRDPALTIPLGTSSDAEEISSAWQMWSDIFHLPQLTEPAPRQPAPRRRRRNAIRARRPKFLVRRRAGVSLNGTSVHRDEREIIARN
- the ubiA gene encoding 4-hydroxybenzoate octaprenyltransferase translates to MSDVSARVADSTGNWVDTHAPVWSRPYLRLARYDRPIGSWLLLMPCWWSAALAAGVAHDVRSLPLVVLLFFIGAFVMRGAGCTWNDITDRDLDAKVERTRSRPIPAGQVTVTQAVVFMVLQALIGLAVLLQFNRFAIMTGIASLVIVAIYPFMKRITWWPQVVLGLAFSYGALMGFAVTLERIDAAAIALYAGSIAWVIAYDTIYAHQDAEDDALIGVKSTARLFGARTHRALVIFYGLAVLLIGAAFALAGARWPAWIGLAAFALHLAWQVRRLDTSDPALCLRIFKSNRDAGFILFASLVVDAVLRAA